CAGCCGCTTACCCCTTCATTCTTCTcgtcttctcctccactccatctcctcaaTCTTCTGTTCATTCCACCACAGTAGGAGGTTTCCAATTTTTACATGACTTCGTGGATGCTATGGCCAGTTCCCATATCGTCAGTAGTCTGCCTGGCACACGACCGAGGGGTTGCATCTTTAGAACTCCCCAAGCAATCGTACGAACACTACTCCTTGTCAGAATTGTTTATGTACAGTTATGAAAAATCCGTGGTTATGATTTTATAGCATGTCTTCCCTTTTTGTAGTTTACATGTCACGTACTCTTAAAATAGAATATATAGCACAAATTGTATGAACGTGTGCTAAAATATAGCACAATGTGTGTATTACTCATTTGCAATATATGATCGCTGTCTCTTGAACAAGATATACATTAATTTGTTGACCTAACACAAAAATATTATGCAGATACTTCATCGTAATTGATGATTTATGGACTTCATTAGTATGGAATATTATTAGCCGTGCTTTTCTACGATGTGATTCTTGCAGTAGAATAATAACAACAACCCAAATTGATGATGTAGCATTGGCATGCAGCAGTTATGACTCAAAATATATATATAAGATGGAACCTCTTAATGATCATGAGTCTAGAAAGTTATTCTTTGGTAGAGTGTTTGGCTCTGAAGATGATTGCCCAATAGATATGAAGGAAGTTTCATATGATATTATTAAGAAGTGCAGTGGTCTGCCATTAGCAATTGTAAATATAACCAGTCTGTTAGCAAGTGAATCAACCGACCTAAGGGAAATGTGGGAGCACATACAAGATTCGTTGCCGTCCACTTCAGGAGACAGCATAGATGCTCCTGATCTTTTGTGCAGCATGCTTCCGCACTTCCTGTACAACAGCCTTCCACCTTGTTTGAGGTCATGCTTGCTATATCTTAGTATGTATTCAGAGGGCCAGGTGATCAACAAGGATGAGTTGGCGAAGCTGTGGGCAGTTGAAGGTTTTCTCAGTGCTGTTGGAGGGCGAGACACACAAGAAATTGCTGAGGATTATTTTGATAAGCTTGTCAGGAGAGGTATGGTCCAGGCCGTGGACACCAACAATAACGGCGAGGTGTTGTCATGTACAATTCACCAGATAGTTCTGGATTTTATCAGGCTCAAATCTGTGGAGGAAAATTTCGTCATAAATGTGGACCATTTCCAATCATCTCTCGCACTTCCTGATAAAGTTCGCCGATTATCCGTCCAGTTTGGAGGGGTAAAAAGCGCATATATACCGGAAAGCATCGTAACATCACAAGTTCGATCGCTTATATTTTGGGGTTTCTACAAGTGTGTGCCTTCGATTATGGACTGTGGGCTTCTTCGTATTCTGATTCTTCATATTTGGGCTGATGAAGAGAACGAGAGTTTTGACCTCACTGGAATCGGAGAGCTATTTCTGCTGAAGTATCTCGAGATTGAATGCAATATCACTGTCAAACTTCCAGAGAAAGACATTATTCCATGGCTGCAACACTTGGAGACACTCCAAGTAGATGCAAGATTATCTGCTGTTCCATCACATATTATCAATATGAAGAGATTACTGCACCTCCGTCTTCCAAGCGAGTATATTCTGAGCAGTACAGTTGCTCAAATGATATCACTTCGCACACTGGGCTATTTTGATGTTAGCAGTCACACAGTAGGGGATGTTTTAGATCTGGGAGAGCTGACCAATCTTCAGGATCTTCAGCTCACCTGTTCTATGGTACATCCTAGAGAAAATCTTGAAAGAAATCTTCAATGCCTAGGCTCGATTCTTGAGAAACTAAGAGTCTTGCAGTCAATAACTCTGGTACTAGTTTCTTCAGGCTCCTCTTGTGTAAATATTCTTGACAAAGGCTTCAGGATGGCGTCTCCTCCTAGCCCGGACCTGCCTCTTCGGAAGATCGAGCTGTCATGGCGTTGTTGCATCTTCTTCAGCCTGCCTAAGTGGTTTGGAGAACTGAGGAACCTCTGCATTCTAAAGATTGCAATTAGGAGACTGTCGATGAATGACACTGATATGCTGAAAGGACTGCCTTCCCTCACTTCTCTCACCCTATATATCCAGATAGTTTCTGAAGAAAAGATCGTCATCGACGATGGGGGATTCCAAGTACTCACCTACTTCAAGTTCATGTGTTCTGCACCATACCTATCCTTTCTTCAAGGAGCAATGCCCAGAGTCCAGAAGCTCAAGATAGGGTTCAATTTTAACCAATGGAGATCACATTCCTTTGGAACAATTGGTTTCCCTCACTTGACAGGCCTGACAGAGGTCTCCGTAAAACTTGGGGTTCGAAATGCTGATGAAGAATTTGACAAAAAAGCTGCACGGTCTGTGGAGGCTGCCGTAAGGTGTCACCGGAACACTCTTATACTCAGATTACAATGCATGGATATGATTTTTGATGGCACTGAGGATAAGCTTACCACGgccgaagaagaagagaaaaaacgTGAGGAGATCCAGAAAGGCAAGAAAAAGATGATGGAACGTTTGGAGGGATATCTGAACAAGCAATTAGTGGATAGCAGGTACGCATTTTCTTCTAGGACTAACTAAAACGCGCCATTCGTGTAAAATCTTATTTCCCTTTTCTTTCCTTCTTACCAGATATGCGAGAAAAGATCCACTGACGCATCATGCACAATCATTCAACGTCGTGACGGGCGCCATGAACTCCCTCCTCCCCAAGCTGCTTGACCTCCTCGAGGACGAGTGCACGCTGCAGAAGGGCATCAAGAAGCTTGTCGACTCCCTCTACATGGAACTGGAGGCTCTGCAAGCTGCTCTCCGTGAGGTGGCGAAGCTGGAGGCTAAACAACTAGATGAGGTGCTCAATACGTGGGCCAGGGATGTAAGGGACCTCTCGCATGAAGCTGAGGATATCGTCGATTCCTTAGCAGTGCGCGTCGAGGGCTCTGATCCTGAAACAATACTAAAGGCCGGTATTGTTGATATCCTTAGTCCTAGAACCTCTGCGTTGCTCAGCAGAGGGAAGGCCCGCCATGAGATCTCTGATGCCATCGATGACATGATGTCAAAGGTCCAGGATTTGGCCGCCCGACTTGAGAGATACAAGGTCGGCGCCCACACCGCTCCTAATCCAAATGCCGCAGTTAGCTTTGACACTCCCTTGTCGGATGTGTACAAATACCCCAAAGATATGGTTGCCATAAAGGTTCCAAGGGACGAGGTGATAATGATGCTGACAGATGGAAATGTGATCAAGAAGCTGAAGATAGTCTCTATTCTTGGAATGGGAGGATTGGGGAAGACCACTCTTGTTAAAGCAGTGTATGACAAGATTCGACTGCAGTATGAGTACACGGCTTTCGTTTCAGTATCTAGGTATCCTGATATGACGAAAGTTTTGATGGAGATCCTTTTCCAAATTGACAAGCAAAACTGTAGGAATCTCAGTTTGCCAAAATTAGATGATCATTACCTTATTGATGAAATCAGGAGACTACTTCAGAACAAGAGGTAAATATGCATCCTTATGTATCCAGTTCTTGCACTTCAGTTCAACAGTCAGTACTATCATCGCAAACAGATATAAAGTTGGAAGTATCAGGATTTAATGTGACCATCAGTTAGACTAATAACATACAAGTTGTGTGTCATATAACTAACTAGCAGAGTGACTTGCGTATTTGCGCGGCTAGATTATATAAAATTAATCACCAATGTTATAAATTTTAACTACGCACAATCTTCTGAATTTATGTTTTCATAATTCACTATTGATAGGTAGTTGGACACTAAATATTAGATAGCCGGCCTGGTACTATGATGTATAAATATCTTTCATGAATCTTCAACCAAGAACTGAATCTAAAAATGGTGTTCTGTTCGTCGGGACACTTCATCATTAATACTATTATAATCTTATTTATTACTGCAATGCAATATATAAGGCTTTAATCTATTATGGTCATACTCTAATTTCCACATCACAACTAATTTATAGTATTCATTTGTGCATATTCTCATAAACTAGTAAGTGTTCTCTCATCTCTTTAGCTATAGCCTTAGTTATTGTATTCATCTGTGCATCTTCTCATTAACTAGCAAGTGTTCTGTCATCCCTTAAGTTATGTGCCTTTTGTACATCGTGCATATGTGTTTTCATCAAGTTAAAAAAAATAGTACAGCTATAACAATATATAATATACTCCTTAAATACATTTTCTTTGGATGTTGACATGGTATAAAGTACCATTAATAATCAAGTTTGATTGTAAGTATATACCTGTAAAGGTAACCCAAATTACGTATTATGAAAGTATTCTTCAAGACCAATTTATGCATTTGATTTTGATGTATCAAATCTAGATATTTGTGATGATACGACCGAATACTGATAATCAAAATTTCAGAATTGTGCTGTTGTGTATGTCTACAACGACAACTTTGATTGGACTGTAGTGACTATTTGGCAAAATTTGTGACCATGTTTCTTTCTTCACATGATGTGCTTGCTCGCACATAACAGAACAAAATTCTCCTCCAGATTCCTCTTATCCAGTATAAATCTTTTGTCCTTTTCAATCTACCACCTCTCGGTCGATTTTTGACCCCCGCATATTTATAACTTGACCCTATATGTGATATGTATAAGTTGTTAAACTCTTTCGTTTCCTTCTCAATCTACCACTTCATAGTTAGTTGCGCTACTCATAAACTCGACCAGTGATAAATAATTCATGAATGTTTCCACTCCACTCATGgtggtattttttttcttatacAGCCAAAACCATTTATGTTGATACCTAAATGGCTGTATCACCATAATTGGTTTCGGCTGTATAAATGGCAAGCTACACATTCGTGCTGGTACATTTGACGCTTGACAAGTTTATTTTTTCTTCCATCGTGACCTATTGCATATCAAATGAATATCAAATTACCTTTTTATTCCATTTTTCATTTCTAAGTTAATATTCATGTATAAATCCTACTGGTAGTCTATTATATTTATAAGTACGTAAAATCATACCCATTGGATATACATAACACAATAGTTAGATCTACATAATTGTAACTAAATAAAATCATACCCATTGAATATACATAATCGTATCTAAACAGTTCACATCCATTAGATCTCCATAATTTTACCTAAGCATATGACACCATTAGATTTACGGAGCCACACCTAAGTAGACCACATCCTTAAGATCTGTATANNNNNNNNNNNNNNNNNNNNNNNNNNNNNNNNNNNNNNNNNNNNNNNNNNNNNNNNNNNNNNNNNNNNNNNNNNNNNNNNNNNNNNNNNNNNNNNNNNNNNNNNNNNNNNNNNNNNNNNNNNNNNNNNNNNNNNNNNNNNNNNNNNNNNNNNNNNNNNNNNNNNNNNNNNNNNNNNNNNNNNNNNNNNNNNNNNNNNNNNNNNNNNNNNNNNNNNNNNNNNNNNNNNNNNNNNNNNNNNNNNNNNNNNNNNNNNNNNNNNNNNNNNNNNNNNNNNNNNNNNNNNNNNNNNNNNNNNNNNNNNNNNNNNNNNNNNNNNNNNNNNNNNNNNNNNNNNNNNNNNNNNNNNNNNNNNNNNNNNNNNNNNNNNNNNNNNNNNNNNNNNNNNNNNNNNNNNNNNNNNNNNNNNNNNNNNNNNNNNNNNNNNNNNNNNNNNNNNNNNNNNNNNNNNNNNNNNNNNNGGGGGGGGCACATGTTAATTGTTAGTTTATATAAAAATAACAAGTACATGTTACATCTCATTTAAACATGTCAAATGAACCAATAATAATCTAATGCAATGGATAGATACCTGGTTGGAACAAAAAGACAGAACTTAAATATACATGCATAGACAATTAAAATATTCTACTTACTATCTTATAATCTGTAGAAAAATATTACTAGCACTCATAAACATAAAAATTGGGTGGTCACAAATAAATGATACAACAAGTGATTAAGGACTTCCTAAAAATATTACTAGCACTCATAAACATGAGAATTCACAAAGCAGTAAATAAATGAGTACTGATTACTAGAACCGAAGACTTGAGTGTGTGATAGTAATTCATTTGCTAAAGTTGTttctcttatactccctccgtccggaaatattcGTCGGAGAAATAGATAAAAATATATGTATCTAGAAATAacatatgtctatatacatccatttctccggcaagtatttccggacagagggagaaTATATAGGATAGTTCAATTGTTTATGCAAGCAAGAACCATGCCAGAATGCGGAACATGATTACTCTGTGTACTTCCAAATACGAGTAAGCCACTAAGCGTGCACGTGCCGCACACGTATAATCATACAAAGAAATCTTCTCCATCATCCTAGTTATAGGACACAGTCTCAATGGACTTCTCAACCATACATACTTAACAAAGACGATTGCATACCTTAGTTAATTTCATCCCACAGATTGACACTTAAGTAACACACACATAGACAACATCTGGTCGTTGGCTCTGGATCCATATACAAGTGAAAGTAAATTAGACATTGAACATATTTCATCTATTATAGACACTCGAGCATATGAAATGATTGATACAACTTTACAGGACAAAATCTATGAGATAGTCTGGAACGTCTACTAATGTGCCCAAAAAAATCTGTGCAACTTGCACCCAAAATATAGGTGAACACATTAATCATCTTAATCGCTCGTGTTGCTATCATCATCTAgctagaaaaaaaaatcaaacttgtCAATGAAGCAGTGTACATGTCGTTCTAGTTAGATATAATCCAAACTTGCTGACCAATTGGTATTTTCAAGCAATCATGTACACATGCACACCTGAAGAATGCGCGCACCATAATACAATTCGGTCAAGCATCAACACCAACACAAACTTTTCTCTTCAATCCCATTTTTATGTACCTCGGTATCACAATATCTTCATCTACACCTTTATCTCCGACGACAATAGTCAACATGAGTTTATTTAGTGACCATGAGTCGATGTATTTTTACAACAAAAGAACATAGAAGCAACTTTAATGGAACTGTATATATTGTATATACATCATGGGCAAGTTGACTGAAAACGATTAAGAAAAAACTTCGTGCCAACTACAGGTTGTTCAGACACAAGAGCAGAACATCTAGCCTTCATCTTCGATGGCAACACACCTTTGAGAATCTGATTACGTATGTAGAACGAGAAGAATAGGCTGTGCAATGGCAATCCATTGGTCGGTGCACCATGCATGTATATATGAgtacagaggggggggggggcacaacctcaactatacagatgaactaggaggtgggcccaacACACAATATATTCAACCCCCCACCCCCCCTTCCGCAGTCGAAGCGGCGCCGGAGACGCA
The window above is part of the Triticum aestivum cultivar Chinese Spring chromosome 2A, IWGSC CS RefSeq v2.1, whole genome shotgun sequence genome. Proteins encoded here:
- the LOC543493 gene encoding disease resistance protein RGA5, whose protein sequence is MENIEGASASSGPAIDDPDSASIEAAMGVPVTVMLGPMCTLLQKLHSRMAPGQSMAPDLLGLKEVFLLSDSLQEICISLKNMSDEDPSFMVQWWVKIVRELCYDTEDHLDEVYYAGTHHDFSELLARVEDLSESRKCLEWSPRRTIEPADLGKTNVSRRTSLQLQVPLPVHVEPPNNLVELLDLDNNEKALKVIPIHGCAGVGKTTAARALYHRNAGRFQCRAFVTVSRNPDMRGFLTSMLSQLNAPQPHGFPDVHDLIDAISEHLQCKRYFIVIDDLWTSLVWNIISRAFLRCDSCSRIITTTQIDDVALACSSYDSKYIYKMEPLNDHESRKLFFGRVFGSEDDCPIDMKEVSYDIIKKCSGLPLAIVNITSLLASESTDLREMWEHIQDSLPSTSGDSIDAPDLLCSMLPHFLYNSLPPCLRSCLLYLSMYSEGQVINKDELAKLWAVEGFLSAVGGRDTQEIAEDYFDKLVRRGMVQAVDTNNNGEVLSCTIHQIVLDFIRLKSVEENFVINVDHFQSSLALPDKVRRLSVQFGGVKSAYIPESIVTSQVRSLIFWGFYKCVPSIMDCGLLRILILHIWADEENESFDLTGIGELFLLKYLEIECNITVKLPEKDIIPWLQHLETLQVDARLSAVPSHIINMKRLLHLRLPSEYILSSTVAQMISLRTLGYFDVSSHTVGDVLDLGELTNLQDLQLTCSMVHPRENLERNLQCLGSILEKLRVLQSITLVLVSSGSSCVNILDKGFRMASPPSPDLPLRKIELSWRCCIFFSLPKWFGELRNLCILKIAIRRLSMNDTDMLKGLPSLTSLTLYIQIVSEEKIVIDDGGFQVLTYFKFMCSAPYLSFLQGAMPRVQKLKIGFNFNQWRSHSFGTIGFPHLTGLTEVSVKLGVRNADEEFDKKAARSVEAAVRCHRNTLILRLQCMDMIFDGTEDKLTTAEEEEKKREEIQKGKKKMMERLEGYLNKQLVDSRYARKDPLTHHAQSFNVVTGAMNSLLPKLLDLLEDECTLQKGIKKLVDSLYMELEALQAALREVAKLEAKQLDEVLNTWARDVRDLSHEAEDIVDSLAVRVEGSDPETILKAGIVDILSPRTSALLSRGKARHEISDAIDDMMSKVQDLAARLERYKVGAHTAPNPNAAVSFDTPLSDVYKYPKDMVAIKVPRDEVIMMLTDGNVIKKLKIVSILGMGGLGKTTLVKAVYDKIRLQYEYTAFVSVSRYPDMTKVLMEILFQIDKQNCRNLSLPKLDDHYLIDEIRRLLQNKRYLIAIDNICDVNIWEIIKLAFVDNGFGSRVVTTTRIHLVARKGGEVYQLKQLTDEQSRELFSARLFNGDKNVPHIIGEVPTKILSKCDGVPLAIITAASLLVGKSTNDCSKVYNNIDFGSEFEDNTRKILKSNYYDLPYHLRACLLHLHMFQEDCIIRKEALMWKWAAEGLTAEVPGKGLFELGEGYLKELINRNLVMRVEDDSNPGKVIGCCVHDLVLDMICSLSTEENFITILDSNKQEPPVESKTRRLAVQKWDTEQGDPLANIRPERLRSFNTMGCHLSMELSVSRFKLMRVLALEECTLFDGNLSHLGKLLLLRYLGLYKTPIKKLPEDIGDLIYLQTLDLRGTSVKELPERVAGLRQLKCLRADKGTAVPDWMENLTSLEELRLGEVSRSADFTTELGKLTGLRELEIWIDELDKNQNNALVLSMRKLEKIQVLRIMGNRWTSGSELNWEDFYPPVQLRELHLSSIPCPRLPKRITVSRVPMLSHLSVYVKAIKEEDLDLLGALPQLISLELLSLWDAVREIKGGGAFPRLKFFNTFSPFKFLPGAMPRLAILHFALLITSRGPLDKFKVNFENYFVNSMLGNLLSLEKVEVRPLDDVEVMCEAVRRGLDQHPNSPSLHILK